Within Butyrivibrio fibrisolvens, the genomic segment ACACTACAAGATAGTTGGATATGATTATGATATAGGAGATACTGTTAAGATATATCAGAACGCTAATTCAGTCGGTGCTAATGGAAGTAACCCTGAGTGGTATACATCCAGAGAGATGGCTGAAGGAGTATCTACAGCAGGCTTTGTATTCTTCATAATCCTGACAATCATCAATGTGATAATAGTAAAAAAGTGTTCAAACCTCAAAAAAACGTAAAATAAATCAACTGGGCAAATAAGGCATAGTTTTTTGCACTTACATGATAAATACTAAATAGTGTAGTTGCCTCGCCCAAGTGGGAAGTTTGGCTAAATAATACTCTTTTAACGGTTTATTTGTGGTAAACTAACACCGTTATATTAATCCGGTAAAGGGTATTGTATATGAAATGGTTTAGCAAGGGTAATATTCAAAAGCAGTTATTATCAATATATATGATCGCAGGATTGGTACCTATTGGTATTATAGGCACTATTTTGCTGGTCAGTACATTTTCTATGTTCACGGGATATAACAGAAATCTCTTGGAATCTTATGGGCAGAGGGTGTCTACAACGCTTTTTGAAATAACTACTCAGGCTTATAACATATCAGAGAAGTTTGCCTACAGTCAGTCCATGTGGAATACTTTGTCATGTGAATATACAAGCTTTGATCAGGAAAAAGATACTATAGATGAAATAGATATAATAGACAGTTATAACTATGAATATACTGCCATAGAAAGTGTAGAGATCTACTCTGACAATCCCTACATTCAGGATTATAGGCAGTTCTATGAAGCTACGGATACCATCAAGGATTCAAAATGGTATCAGAAAGCTATAAGCCGTAAGGCTGCATTCTGGGAAGGGCTTCCTCGGCAGGATGAGAATGGGACGACCTACTATAATATCTGCCTTATCAGGCAGATCCCTCTTGTAGATTCCAAGTATCATGCGGTTCTTGTAATGAGACTTAGTGATAACTACTTAAGGACCAGGCTTAGAGAGCAGCAGTATAGCGTGGTGATATCTGTCAATGAGGGCAGCGTATCTTTTTGCTCTGACAATTCATATTATGGGCAGGAGCTGACGGACCTTATACCTGTAGATTACAGCAAGGAGCATTATACCTATCAGGGTACTAAGCGCATAAATGGCCGTATGTCCATGCTAAATGGCAATACTCTTTCTGCTTACAGGGTAGATTCCAGACTATATATCACTACTATTGATTATAATTCTATAAGTAGATTTATTGTGATACTTGTATTTATCATAATAATCCTCTTGCTGGCTCTTATAGTGCCTTATGAGATACTGAGGCTTTTCTCAAGATATTTTTCTGATAGAGTTGTGACTTTAAAAAGTGCTGTACACAAGGTATCAAGCGGAGAGTATGATATCGTACCTTCCCTTGAAGGAGAGGATGAGATATCAGAAGCTTTCTCTGATCTTGTCATCACAGCCCATGAGATCAAACAGCAAAATGAACAGATGTATAAAGCGCAGCTTGACAAAAAAGAGCTTCTAAGCAGGCAGAGCCAGATGGAGCTTAAGATGCTCACAAGCCAGATCAATCCGCATTTTTTGTATAACACTCTTGAAACTATCAGGATGAAAGCAGTAACTGCGGGTGACAGGGAGGTTGCAAAGGCCATCAAGATCCTTGGCAAGATGTTAAGATTTGTCCTTGATAAGGGCAATAGCGATGAAGTAAGTCTTGCAAGTTCTCTTGACCATGTAGAGAATTATCTGTCTATCCAGAAGATGAGATTTGGCGACAAGGTGGGCTATGAGATCCATATAGATGATGATATAGATCCTGAGTCTGTCACGACCATGCCTCTGATAATCCAGCCTCTTGTAGAGAATGCAATACAACACGGCCTTAGGGAAAAAGAAGGTAATGGCATCATAAGAGTAGACATTACAAAAGTTATGTTGGATAGCTCTGAAGAAGATTCTAAAAGTGCTTTGAAGATAACCGTGACAGATAATGGTGAAGGTATGTCAGCAGAAAGGCTAAGTGAACTTAAAGAGAGTATCAAGACGCCGTCTGATGATGGCAGCAGTATTGGAATATCCAATGTTTATAACAGAATCAAACTAAAGTACAAAGATCCCTATACGATGACTATAGATTCCACCAAGGGCGTAGGAACAGTCATTAATTTATATGTTCCCATACAAATCCGGCATAATTAAACTAATGTTTAAAAATTACCGTATTTTTAGTTAAATAGTTTAGGTACTGAATCAGACCTCAAAAAGTTACACTTTTGATGTATGGTTCAGTACTTATTTTTTTACTGACTGGGAGGAACAAAGTGGGAAAATCAAAAATATCTGACAAGATCTACTATGTCTATCGCATTGTCGCGATGTTATTATTCGTCATTATCTTTTTGCCTGCTGTTAACCCTGCAAGGATCAGCGGCATGGTCAATCGTAGTATTTCACTCTTAACTGCCGGATTTTCATATGGAACGCTCATAGATAACTTCGGCCGTGCTTTTAGGAAGGAATGGATACTGGAGAGCACTATGAGACTTGATAATATTTCAAGTCTTCTTGTATGTATCGGTATATTTGCCTGCAGCATCGGTGCCTGCCTATCTATTGGCAATAACAAGTGCAAACGCCTGGGCAATATATTAAGTACCGCTGGAAGTGTCGTATCATTGGCAGCTCTTCAGGGTATCTATATAGCATATACACAGGTTTCGCTTACCAAGAAGCCAGAGAAGATAGAGCCAACATTCCCGCCATTTTATTATGGGCTCTTAGTAATTCTCATCGTGATGCTTATAGTATCGGTATATGAGCTGATCATATCTTATAAAGCCCCTAAGGAAAAGAAATTCTATATGGAGACCAAATACAGGCTTTTCCTTATGCTTATGCCTTTTTTACTTCTGACATTTGTATTTAGTTATCTACCACTTTTTGGCTGGAGATATGCATTTTTTGATTACAAGTCAGGTGACACACTTTCTATGGAGAACTTTGTAGGATTCAAGTGGTTCACACAGCTTGTAAGAAATGCAGCCACAAGAAAAGACATGATAAGAGTTATGAAGAATACTCTTGGAATGAGTTTCCTTGGTATCCTCACAAGCTGGATGCCTATGGTCTTTGCAA encodes:
- a CDS encoding ABC transporter permease subunit; amino-acid sequence: MGKSKISDKIYYVYRIVAMLLFVIIFLPAVNPARISGMVNRSISLLTAGFSYGTLIDNFGRAFRKEWILESTMRLDNISSLLVCIGIFACSIGACLSIGNNKCKRLGNILSTAGSVVSLAALQGIYIAYTQVSLTKKPEKIEPTFPPFYYGLLVILIVMLIVSVYELIISYKAPKEKKFYMETKYRLFLMLMPFLLLTFVFSYLPLFGWRYAFFDYKSGDTLSMENFVGFKWFTQLVRNAATRKDMIRVMKNTLGMSFLGILTSWMPMVFAIFLSEIKNSRFRRFVQTFTTIPNFISWVLVFAIAFSIFSTDGFISSLMINLGIWDQGKNFLMSSDYVWLKMLMWGLWKGLGWSAIIYIAGISGIDQQLYEAATVDGAGRFQRMWHVTVPGLLPTFYVLLLMSIAGILSNGMDQYLVFENSTNTTDIMVLDLYVYKMGIVNGAIPFSTAVGMLKSVVSVILLFTANNVSKLIRGETIV
- a CDS encoding sensor histidine kinase — protein: MIAGLVPIGIIGTILLVSTFSMFTGYNRNLLESYGQRVSTTLFEITTQAYNISEKFAYSQSMWNTLSCEYTSFDQEKDTIDEIDIIDSYNYEYTAIESVEIYSDNPYIQDYRQFYEATDTIKDSKWYQKAISRKAAFWEGLPRQDENGTTYYNICLIRQIPLVDSKYHAVLVMRLSDNYLRTRLREQQYSVVISVNEGSVSFCSDNSYYGQELTDLIPVDYSKEHYTYQGTKRINGRMSMLNGNTLSAYRVDSRLYITTIDYNSISRFIVILVFIIIILLLALIVPYEILRLFSRYFSDRVVTLKSAVHKVSSGEYDIVPSLEGEDEISEAFSDLVITAHEIKQQNEQMYKAQLDKKELLSRQSQMELKMLTSQINPHFLYNTLETIRMKAVTAGDREVAKAIKILGKMLRFVLDKGNSDEVSLASSLDHVENYLSIQKMRFGDKVGYEIHIDDDIDPESVTTMPLIIQPLVENAIQHGLREKEGNGIIRVDITKVMLDSSEEDSKSALKITVTDNGEGMSAERLSELKESIKTPSDDGSSIGISNVYNRIKLKYKDPYTMTIDSTKGVGTVINLYVPIQIRHN